The Thunnus albacares chromosome 13, fThuAlb1.1, whole genome shotgun sequence genome segment GAAAACttaaaactgacaaataaaacacatttattttaaaactaaaactagtAAATTTGTGGCAGAATCATGAGATTGATCTAATCTCTTATTCTGTGAAAATCTTCCAAAGCATGTTCTGTTACAGGTACCACTCATAAACGTGTTTTGTCATCATAATAAGTCTTACTTACTTAGGAAAAGTtttggccaaaaaaatcaaaagccTGACTTCCTCTGTTATCCATAAAAGGAATATTTCCTGTGTCACTGAGTCAAGAAGGTGGTTGCTCAACACACCCAGTCTACAGCCTATATAACAGCTGCCTCcagcacagaaacacaagtTGCCTACAACGAGGAAACATGAAGACAATCAATCTCAGCATTCTACTAAGCCTGGCAGTCGCAGTTCACTGCGTGCCAATATCACAGGTTACTGTTCAAGATGAGCAATTTGCAGAGGTAGGTGTTCTTGCTTTGCCTTTTTATGCATGTATTCTCACTATGTTGTACTAAAGTTGTGCATTTGAAAACTTTGTTCTCTGAATTCTGATGTTACGTTGTTATAGACACATGAAAAACTTCACCACAGTACCTGCTTGATCCCTTGAAAATATTAACAGATCTTTTCTTCCTGCATGGAGTATAGTAGTATATTCTGCAGATGATGCATATTTAAGTATGTAACTTTGATTTTCTCTCACAGAGCTACCTGAAGAAATTCTTCAACCTAACTGAGGAGAGCGGTCCAACTGTCAGACGGGGGATCAGCCCAGCGGTCGAGAAGCTGACTGAGATGCAGCGATTCTTTGGTCTCCAGATCACCGGGACGCTGGATGCTGACACCATGGCGATGATGAAGAAGCCCCGCTGTGGCGTTCCAGATGTGGACTCTGCTCGTTTCTCCACCTTTGGAAATAACCTCAAGTGGCAGAAAAACAGTCTTACGTACAGGTGAATGATCTAAAGAGAGAATGTGTGAGAGACTAACTTTAGGCATTGCATGTGATTAATTATTGAagtatattctatatttttctgtcttacaGGATTGAGAACTACACACCTGACATGTCTGTGGCAGAGGTAGATGACTCCATAGAGAAAGCACTGCAGGTTTGGGCCAAAGTCACTCCTCTGAGATTCACAAGAATCTACAGCGGCATAGCTGACATCATGATCTCCTTTGGCCGCCGATGTGAGTACTAAACAACATTTCCTGTGTATGTCCCAGTTATACACTTTCTCTATGCTCAGTTTATTAGTTGTGATGTTCTTAAGATTCTTGGCTTTAACTACATGCTTTTTCTGTGTCTTGAAGTtctgatttgtattttttaacagtaattcATGTAATGGCCTGTAATTCTATCCAGTTTGCCAAACCTGACATAAATATGCTTCTTTTAACAGCACATGGTGATTTTTACCCCTTTGATGGCCCTGATGGCACTCTTGCCCATGCCTTTGCCCCAGCCACTGGCATTGGAGGAGATGCTCATTTTGACGAAGATGAGACCTTCACCTTCCGCTCAAACTCTGGTGAGTTATTTATGCCCAGCATAGTGTCTGATTTTACTTCTTAACTACTCAGTGTATATTTTCATATACATGATATATTGTACGCTCTTCATTGAGAGGATCTGTATATGACTTGTAATTCTGTCTTTTCTGCTGTAGGATACGTCCTGTTCATGGTAGCTGCCCATGAGTTTGGCCACTCCCTGGGCTTGTCTCACTCTACAGATCCTGGTGCTCTCATGTACCCCAACTATATATACAGAAACCCTGACACCTTTGTTCTCCCCCGGGATGATGTCAACGGCATCCAGTCTCTCTATGGTTAGTACTAACTGACTGATTCATAGCTGCCTGTTTGCACAAATAGCACTCAGCCTAAATCTCTGAGGAACTCCTGAACATAACATTACTCTGACTTTATTCAACCTCCAGGTCCAAATAAGGGTCCAGTTCAGCCTGGACCTACGCCTCCCACCACCCCTGATGCCTGTGATTCTACCATGGTATTGGACGCTGTGGCCACCCTGCGAGGAGAGATGTACTTCTTCAAAGACAGGTATCGCAGACATAGAATGCTCAAATATCTGAATACTGAAGTCCATTCTGAGTGTTTTCTCTTCACACAAGAGCAGGTTTATGAACTCATTTGTGTTCCTGTGTATTCACAGCTTCTTCTGGCGTAGCTACCCTCAGAGCAATAAACCTCAGCAAAGTCTCATCACAAACTTCTGGCCTAATGCCCCTGTCAACATCGACGCTGCTTATGAGAGCAAACAATCAGATGATGTCCTACTCTTTAAAGGTATGTGTTCTCTTAATCTACCTAAAACTCCTAATCTGACACTATTTTCAAGTGTACATTATTAACCCTTACATGTTTActaaaaagtattttctttgaATCTCCTTACAGATCGTAAAGTGTGGGCTTTCAGTGGCTATGACCTTGTACCTGGCTATCCTAAAACAATTTCCAGTTTTGGTCTGCCCATAACTGTGGAGAAAATCGATGCTGCTATGTATGACGTGGATTCTCGCAAGACTCTGTTCTTTGTGGGCAGAGATTACTACAGGTGTGTTCAAATGACGTGATCTGAAATCAATTCAGGTGACTGATTTAGACGTGACAATGGTTTACAAGATGGTGTACAAATAGTGAATCGGTCTAActcttgtctgtgtgtctgtagttatGATGAGACCAAACAGGCTATGGACGAGGGATTCCCCAAACGTGTTGATGAGACCTTCTCTGGCATGACCAGCAAGGTGACGGCAGCTCTCCAGTACAGAGGTGAGTAACATTCAAGGCTGATCTGAGTTTTCCAAATCAGGACTATTGAAATGAGAGAATGTTTACAGTTACTGTGAATCCTTCCAGTCTttatcaaacacagacactaacACTGATTCTCTGTTCTCCAGGTTTCACTTATCTCTACAGTGGACCCCAAATGTTTGAGTACAGCATGGGGAGTGGCAGGTTGTTCCGTGTGCTGAGAAACAGCTACTTCTTGCGTTGCACTAACTTCTAGACCAAATGATAACAGAAGTTGTTTGTGTAGCTACTGTGAATGACAATGAAGGCACCAGAGTTAAAAAGTGTCCATAACTTGTAAGAATATATTCTATAATATCTAATTATATTGTTACAGACTTAAGGGTATATACTGGATATATGCCCTTTCTCAAAACGGCAccttacatgtttttttttttaaatattttaatgaaattgcATTTTTGTGGTACCAgccattgctttttttttttacttatttaaatttaattcaattctTTATAGTAATTTAattgtcattcattttcaaaacattgcTGTTACTAATTTGTCACTGCATAATTAACTCATTATCATTTTCATAATTGTACATCTACATAGATTTGAACACCACTGTGACAACACAtatgaatgtatgcatgtaaaaactgtgaaaataaattggCTCCttgaattaacaaataaaagttgtttacgtacatttttaagtatattttgttgttattttgctaAACCAAAAGAGTACTGATAGTGACATGATGTGGCTTGCGCATTTTCTCAACAagactgacatttgttttttagcGTATAATGTATGACGAACAAAGTTACTAGCAGTCAGTAGTGCAGTGCAGTAGTGTAGAGTAACTTTTCATCATAGAGATGTGGAAATATGTAGTACAACACAAGAAACATAGAGATACAACTGCTAATAATGACATTATGCTAATGCTTAGATACAATACCGTATACTGTAATACCTATTGAGATTTAagtaggtataatgtttaccatgttgaATATGGTAGTTAGCATGatggcatgctaacatttgctaatcagcactAAATACAATGTGCAGCTGAGCTTGATGGAAATGTCAATACTTTTGCAGGCACAGAATTTGGTCAGAGGTGGTTCTAGATATTTTTAACTGTGGGGGCAATAGGAGTGGGATATGTAGAGGTTGCCACAATGTGTAGTTAATGTGCGTGTACAGCACACAGATTTTTTAATATGCATTAATATTTGATTAATAGTAggctaaaatataaattaataggctacatgcatacacatgacTGTTCATGGTCTCCTATTGTGCAGAACCTTTATTGtctaacattaacaatgacaaataaattaaaaaaaattaaggcCATTCTGCAGAACAAACTGTGGTGTTAGGCAATCCCTGCCATATAACACCAGTTTACAGGCTTGTTATAAACTGAGGAGACTAGCATGAAGTGACTGGATAAGTAACATGCATATTCACAGAGttagtgtgaatgtgaattttATACAAAGCAACATTTACCATTACCATCTCATGTATGACTATCTTCAGTTTCCTGCGCTTTATTAAGATAAATAATGCTCTGACCAATAACTAAACCTGTGCAAGTTTTGTGGTCATGGATCTATAACAAGCCATTCAAAGAGCTCATGAGGCCTTTTACCAAAAGGTGGACTactttgaaataataataagctGACTTCATGAAAGCTATACATCTGCTATAATTAAATAAGCTTGCGAGACAAGTGTGCTACACATTATTGTTCAGATTAAATAAGAACAGCaacaataattatgattattatgataaGCCAATGTATGTTATGATTTGGGAATGATATCAAGGCCTCTGACCGATACATTAAGAAACCGATGCCTCGTTAATGTGCAATCAGAGATTGCAGAAACATAGATGAGAGAACAGTGCAATGTCAACAATAGCACAAGCAGCACTTCTTATCTGGATTAAACAAATGGTATGTTAATATCATCAGCAGTTGTAATAATCATAATCCAGACTTTACAGACTGAAGAGGAAGGATGTGGACTATAAAAACACATAGtttaaaattaaagaaatacgataaatgaaataagataaacgtaaacaatttaaaagtataaagtaaaaaattatacaaatatataaaaatatttaaggGATAATGTACAGCGAGTGggtcattattgtgaaatgaacCCCAACAGAGTGATGCAGGACCCGATGCAAAGCAAAtgcaaatgaattaaaaaataactcTAAAAATGTTGGGAACAAACCCCACATTATGAGATCAGTGCTCATCAACATCTAGCctaaacatttttcacactaaTGTAATGTCATTTTTCCTTAAGAAGTTATTTGGTCATCAAAATAGATGCCGATTGATATTCCGTCagtcgactaatcaattaatcgttgcagctctcattttttgttctcctgttttcagcagaaagtagtgaacacaaaacaatgtcagaaaatagttatAATAGTTGTATAGATATGAACTGTGGTGACATGACAAATATAACCAACCAATGTGTTTATGATTAAATTGTTTACAAGAGCACAAAGTTCCTCATGGGTCTAGTCTCTTAATTTTGCTCTGAAAGTGCACCAGATTGAtgcatttaactttaaaatgtacaCAATTTTCTGGCATGAAAAGTCTCTATCTGTGTGCCACAATGTAACTCCTCACTGGAGGGGTTAGCTGCTTTGACATAGATGAAACCTTGTTCAGCTTTTGCCACGGTCCATGCAAAACCAGTAGATGACTGGTCAGTGTAGCATGGTTCAAACACACCTGCATAGCCATTAAGTACCAGTCCTTTAAGTGATCCATCCAGTTTAGCAGTGATGACCATCTCTGACATGGCAGGAACTGGAACTGTAGGAGATACTGTAACCTCAGTTAGTTTAGGGACACACTGGTGTCTGACTAATACATACATCACTATTGATACATCACTTCACTGTGCGGTTTATCACTCCGCCCAATCTAAACTATCTTAAACACTGCAGACAAGCTACGTATTGTCATATAGTTcctaatttacataaaaatatagagatTGTAACAATTTAACAAATCATGAACCATTAATCAACTCATGTAAAACATTGAAACAATGCTAAAATAAGATAGTCTTCAAAATAAttcttaataaaaataaatctcatcTTACAGTGCTATACGTAGTATCTAGATTGTCGGCTCCTGTTGACTGTCTGAAGTTTAAACTAATCAAGTACATGAAATACTTCAGAATTGGTGATAGGCCCAAAAGAAGAACTGGACTGTGGCAGTGAACAGAGCAGGTAGGGCTCCCCATGCAGACACAGGGAGGTTGtggtggaaacttgaaacctaTCAAATAAGTGTCCAGCAGTGATAAAATGGTGTCAAAAGCTTCAGTTATATCAACTATGTTTTAAGAGAGACCAGTTTGCACATTATCTGCATAGTTAGTGAAGTTTTTTGTGGTGCATACTAGAGACCAGACCAGACTACTTCCTCCTTTGGTATTGCTATGATAACAACATGTGAAATTCCTGTGTTAAACAGAATGGCTTGTTGTCACTGCCTTGGCTAatcttctgtgtgtgtaatcagGATGACTTTGCTGATGTCAAAAAACAGAGCAGGTACTGTGGTTAACCATTTTTCCCCAAAAGGTGCACATTTATTGTATCCTACCAGCAGGAAAACATAGAGACAAGGCTTTACcgtgttttctttgtgtgaaatATCTAGGTATGACGAGCAGCAGAAGACGATGGAGGGATCACCAACACTCATAAAGCAGCAGTGGCCGGGGATCCCATATCCCATAGATGCAGCTGTCTTCTATGAGGGTAGTTACATCAACTTCTTTTTCCGCCTGCAGTTTCATAAAAGGTGTCATATAAAAAGATTCTATACACAGCATGAT includes the following:
- the LOC122995387 gene encoding collagenase 3-like — translated: MKTINLSILLSLAVAVHCVPISQVTVQDEQFAESYLKKFFNLTEESGPTVRRGISPAVEKLTEMQRFFGLQITGTLDADTMAMMKKPRCGVPDVDSARFSTFGNNLKWQKNSLTYRIENYTPDMSVAEVDDSIEKALQVWAKVTPLRFTRIYSGIADIMISFGRRSHGDFYPFDGPDGTLAHAFAPATGIGGDAHFDEDETFTFRSNSGYVLFMVAAHEFGHSLGLSHSTDPGALMYPNYIYRNPDTFVLPRDDVNGIQSLYGPNKGPVQPGPTPPTTPDACDSTMVLDAVATLRGEMYFFKDSFFWRSYPQSNKPQQSLITNFWPNAPVNIDAAYESKQSDDVLLFKDRKVWAFSGYDLVPGYPKTISSFGLPITVEKIDAAMYDVDSRKTLFFVGRDYYSYDETKQAMDEGFPKRVDETFSGMTSKVTAALQYRGFTYLYSGPQMFEYSMGSGRLFRVLRNSYFLRCTNF